CACTTGTTGCTGGTATACACTCTTTACTGCTTCCCTCTCATTCACGCTTCCAATTCAAAGAACACTGTTGTTGCCTGCTGGTATACTCAAATCGAAGAAGATTATTCTTCTCATTCATGCTGCTGGCAATACTCGGGCTACATAAACGCATACTATGGTTAGTTTAATCTTCTCAATTGCATTATTTATccctaaattttattttagtcccaAAAATTAGGGTTCGTAAAAACGTCTGTGTACTCGAAATTGGATGTAATTTTGTTTCCATTTTTTCATTCACTGCTGTGATTATTGATTGACACTACTTAAAAACGTTTGTTTACTCAAAAATGGATGTAAATTTCTTTCCATTTTCTCATTCACTGCTGTGATTATTGCGTGATGTTAATTAAAAACGTTTGTTCACTCAAAAATGAATgtaatttagtgttttttgcttgtttttagGCTAATGTGAATGATTCAATTACTTTGAAGTTTTGGTATGGCGGGGTATTAAAAAAAGGAGTTGTGGGGTTTGAGTATTTGTATAGCATATGTAAAAACATCTCCACAGATCCATATAAGATGTCCTTTTTTTAGTTAGAAGGAATTATAAAGGAGGATCTTGGGGTAAAATATGAGTTTTGTCTTTGGTATCATCTACCTAATGCTCTTAGCTTTTTGGAAGGGTTAAAGAGGGTTACTGATGATATTTGTGTTGGGAATATGTCTAAGATAGCTGTTGAAAATAGAGCATTATCTGTATATGTAGTTAGTGATAAGGATGATGAGATATGTTGATTCTAGAAATATCAAAAAGTGGTATTAAAGATAGTAAAGTTTGGTCCACTGTTGGAAATGGGAAAAACTTGACACCTAAGAGAGCATCTAAGGTAAAAGATTCCCTCAGTGAAAAATCTGGTCCccacaatatcaataaaaaccAAACAACCCACCCCAAAGTGATATTTATGTGGAAGTGGGAACCAGTACATACctattgaatatgatttttttgaagATGAGCCAGATTTTGGTAATAGTGCTAAGGTAAGTGATGAAGATGCATCTGAGGAGGATGATTCACAAGATCTTGATTATGAGCTATCGCATGAGAAGgtagatgaagatgaaatttCAGATGAGCTTGTGCAAAGTTAAGATTTGTCATTCGAAAAACTAGAGCAAGTGggtgttctgttttgaaattggGTGAGTGTGTTTTTAGGAAGTTCAAATGGATTGTTGGGCAAGTTTTTAGCACCCCAATTGAATTAAAGGAGGCGATAAGGAAATATGCAATTCATCAGGGAAGAAatgtaaaattttgtttgagtgacaaatctaaattgaATAAGCTTGGTGTAAGGTGTATTGATGGTTGTCCCTTTAAGCTCTACGCTAGTTGGGATAAAACACGAGCTTCCTTTATTGTCAAGAAAGTTAATGGTGATCACACTTGTCAAAGAAACATAGCTTTTAATTGTCAATTCAAAGCTTCTTGGTGTGCAGATCAGTTACTTAATTTATTCAAGTCAAAGCCACACATTCCTTCTACAGAACTAGTTGATATTGTTAGGAAAGAATTTCGAATTATCATTAGTAAGGGATTTGCCTACAAGATTAAGTATGCTGCACATAGGAGGTTACATGGATCTATGAAACAACATTATCTGAAGTTCATGAGCTATGTTGGGGTTTTAGAACAAAGTAAACCTAATAGCCACTTCATTGTTGTTACTGATCCATGCACAAATCCACCCACATTTCAGAAGATCTTTGTTTGCTTTGAAGGGGTTAAAGATGGTTGGGTTGGTGGGTGTAAGAAAATATTTTGCATTGATGgttgttttttaaaaacattCTTGGGAGGAATGCTATTAAGCGCAGTTGGGAGAGACCCTAACGAGAAAATGTATCTATTGGCTTGGGCTGTTGTTGAGGATGAAAACAATGAATCATGGCAATGGTTCATTTATGAATTGAAGAAGTGTGTGCCTCATGATAATGGTAAAGAGTTGATAGTAATATCAGATGAACACCAGGTATACGCCCTTCTCTACTGTTATTTCTGATTTATATactgtgtgtatatatattgatttataTACATCCATTTAGCTACTGATTTATATATACCAGGTATACATCCATTTAGCTACTGATTTATATACACCAGGTATACATCCATTTAGCTACTAATTTATATactgtgtgtatatatattgacTTTAGTATACTgatttatatagtaatatagtGCATTGTTGTTACTGCTGTGAAGAAGCTTAATGTTATTTATGCACATTTAACACACTTTTCTATTGTACAGAGCATTTTGAGGGCAGTCCAACTTGAGCTTCCAAAAGCAGAACATAGGCATTGTGCAAGGCACATCTACGCAAATTGGAACAAGTCATTCAAAGGagaagagatgaaattactattTTTGGAGATGTGTCAAAGCATATAACTTGGCTGATTTTGAGGAAGCAATTAGTGAGATGGAGGATGTAAATCCGGTTGCTATTGACGCCTTTATGAAATGTGGTCCACACTTGTTTTGTACATCTTTTGTCAAAGTAGAAGGAAAGTGTGATGTTATTTTGAACAATATGGCCGAAACTTTCAACAACTACATTATGAATGCTAGATCACATCACTTAATAGATATGCTTGAAGAAATTAGATCAAGCCTAATGAAGAGGATGACTAATAAAAAGGAAGAGGCATTGATGAAGTGGAAGGGTTTGTTATGTCCAAAGGTACAAAAAACATTAGATTCAGAGAAGCAAGAAGCAGCTAAATGCACTATCATTCCTTCAACATCAACTCGTTTCCAAGTAGCGCATTATATGGATGTTTTAGAGGTTGTTATTAAAAATAGAACTTGCACTTGCAGAAAATGGGATTTACGAGGGACTCCATATTGTCATGGAGTTGCATCTATTTTTTACTTGCATAAGGAGACTGAGTCATATGTTGATCAATGCTACACTAAAGAGGCTTATTTGAGAGCCTATGAAGGAAACATCAATCCTTGTTGGCGAGAGGCtataataccccagatttagcttgaaaagggattgatagactacttatatcaacaaggtgcatcttcttttcatgggagcccatttgctaagaactctacaGTTAAGCGTACTTGGtgtggagcaatcttaggatgggtgacctcttgggaagttttcccgggcgcgcacgagtgagccaaagtgcgctgaaaagacttgtgttggtttgtggggctagtctacagtctccatgagtagtcaccggcggtctgaggggccggggtgttacagaggCATTGGCCTAAAATTGACAAACCTATCGATCCTCCTCCAATGAAGATTGATCCTGGTAGACCATGAAAAAACAGAGTCAAGGGTCCACATAAAGATCCTAAAAAACCAGGAAAGCTCTCAAGACATGACCTTCAAATGACATGTGGCATTTGCAATAAGGTTGGACATAACAAAAGAAAGTGTCCGAAAAAGGCTAAAGCGATTGAGCAACCACCTCCATTGAAGAGAAGTAGAGGAAGACTAAAAAAGATTGTTGATGTAGCAACCAACACACCAGAGTTATCCCATCACAACATGTCTGCACAACCTAGTTCTTTACGTAAAGGCAACAGGACATTTAGAAGAGGGGAAGGGAGTAGAGGGGGTAAGACTGGTAGTGCAAGCGGAAGGAGTGATGTCACTACTGCTAAAAGGGGAAAGCCAAAGAAGAACCCTCCTGAAATAGTATCAACCCAAGCGTCGACAACAAAGAATTGATATTGCAAGACTAAGTGTCATTTTGCTGCTCTTTTGGAAAACATAACTCTTTTGTATGTATTAAGTTACCGTTATGGTGTAATCTATGGCTTAGAACATTGttcaaatatttcattttagaaAACATTTTAGTACTTTTGTACGTAAGGAATGCTTATGTATGTAAAGTTAACATTTTGGCTATAACATGTATAGATTGAAGctataatttttgaaaagaaGAAACTTTGTTACACTTTTTCATTACATTGAATTTTCAATACATGAAGTTCCATTACATGACCAAATTCTTATACTTAGCTTAACATAAATAAGAACAATCCAAATAAAACTCATGATGCAACAAGTGCAAAACTTAATGCTTTTTGTGCATTTACATATTCAACaactttcaatttcaatatagcTTCACTTTCTTTCAAATTTGCATTCTTGGCCttcaatttccttattttattaaTCAACATAGCTTTTTCTTCTtccaaacaagaagaaatttcaCTTGAATAGTCTACATCTTTCTCCcacttaaaaaatttacaatcttGTGCCTATATTTCAAATCAAATTATGAAACCCTAatcgataaaaaaaattaaaaattaccataaaacaaaataaagctattGAAAAATATACTTACTGTCCAAAATGCACATCCATAAAACCTCTCACCAACCCTTGTTCCTTTTTTGACTACTTGTAATTTAGCATGAACACCATGTTTACATAAAGAAATTCCTTTTGCAATTGATGTTCTAGATTGAGATGATGACGAAGGAGAATACATGTTCAAGATCAAATTAGTTTacctttgaaaataaaaatggaaaaaaaacgaGAAGAAGTAATTAAAATGGAAGAATAAAGTGAGGAAATGAGGTAAAACATCTGCAAAACAGAATGAAATAGAGGAAGGAGATGAAGTCTGATGTGCAACGGTCATAAATGACCTTTTCTACCGATTACGAACCAGTCAGGTATACCAGCGGAAAAAACATGTTAAACTTCATATTATTCGTAGTtaaattgaaagttcgtattattgttgggaAATCAGTGAAAAGTCGTATTATTCAtagtaatttttcttatttattattgattaccAAATAGATTGTAAAAGGGACGAAGAGATTAATaagttttttacataattgaaCCAACCTAGCATCACTCTGCATAGACTCAATTCCTAAAATCCTAGAACTCAATTATATTATAGGGAAGTACTCCTTTGGTCCTCTCATTTTGCATTTAttataaaacacaaatttttgtacgAGGCGATTTAAGTGTGAGACACTTTTTAAGTATGGACTAAATAACTCAATTGATACAATAATTAGCATAtgagcttcttattttgaggtcatCTCACTGAAACTGAGAGACCGCCTCTCATTGTAAAATGAGTGAATTATAGTAGAAACATAAATTGGGCGGGAGAATGagacaaaaaaaagaaatgcaagataaaaataaattgctAAGATAAGAGCGAATATAagtttatgaatgaaattaaaataagaaaaatcataccattattgaaaattaaaatgatgcaaaattaattgaacaaattaaattaaaaatagttcaaaatgAAAGAGACAAAAAATATAACCTTTGCCTTTTGACCCATGGATATAAACTGAGATCTACCTGAGTTAGAGTCTACTTTTCTTTAATCAATGAGTGCAAATAAAGTTCAAACGTTATGGACTTAAATTTGACCAAAATTCATCCATGACCCTTCGGCATAGAGCACATTACATaggtaaataattaaatatgtaagtgaataaaaagatttttttaaaaaaaatttcaggcaaatttttatttttcaaaataagagTCTTCGTGTTAGAGTCTAAAGTCAagtttgttcattgttattaacagcgaaaaagagaaaaaaatttatcacGATTTTGTAGTTGtactaacaacaaacaaataacaacgacaaaaaaaaaaacacaatgtCATAACGTTTGAATGGAAAAAACCCAAATAACAGCAAACGaacattgtttttatttttttgttcagTGTAAgtaataacaaacaaaatcgtgttaaattttttttacttttgtcactgttagtgacaataaataaatcCTAACCTTAAACTTGGACACAGAAAGTCAGAAacacttattttggaaattaaaatttccgaaatttattttgagaaatgttttttaaaacaaatagtTTTATTCCATTTTTCATAGTACTCCTCAATAAATTTACCACATCCACTGAAGAAATGGATGCCGAACGACCCAATAGTTTAGCGagaatttgagaaaaataagacaattgaacaacctttttcccaaaataagctccgtaaaaacttaatttcaaaaataagcgtccgtacatccaagcctagcctcgggatcattcgctgttactaatagcgactttaatttttttttttttttttttaagtcgttgttagtaacagcgacttaatgtgttttaagttttcagttccCAGTTATTTCCTTATTCCAGCCGACGAGATGAAAGAGTtaccagttaaccttaaagtcgttgttagtaacagcaactaatctcttttattttatttttttttcaatgtttcgctgttagtaacagcgaatgttcccgaggctaggcttggatgtacggacacttattttggaaaataagttttcacgtagcttatttttagaattaagttattaaataatcttattttattcaaattttcataatttagccTTATGCCTTTCTTATGGACAATTGACCCGTCAACGTA
The sequence above is drawn from the Amaranthus tricolor cultivar Red isolate AtriRed21 chromosome 5, ASM2621246v1, whole genome shotgun sequence genome and encodes:
- the LOC130813663 gene encoding uncharacterized protein LOC130813663; amino-acid sequence: MELEGIIKEDLGVKYEFCLWYHLPNALSFLEGLKRVTDDICVGNMSKIAVENRALSVYVVSDKDDEIYEPDFGNSAKVSDEDASEEDDSQDLDYELSHEKFKWIVGQVFSTPIELKEAIRKYAIHQGRNVKFCLSDKSKLNKLGVRCIDGCPFKLYASWDKTRASFIVKKVNGDHTCQRNIAFNCQFKASWCADQLLNLFKSKPHIPSTELVDIVRKEFRIIISKGFAYKIKYAAHRRLHGSMKQHYLKFMSYVGVLEQSKPNSHFIVVTDPCTNPPTFQKIFVCFEGVKDGWVGGCKKIFCIDGCFLKTFLGGMLLSAVGRDPNEKMYLLAWAVVEDENNESWQWFIYELKKCVPHDNGKELIVISDEHQSILRAVQLELPKAEHRHCARHIYANWNKSFKGEEMKLLFLEMCQSI